Proteins encoded in a region of the Stieleria neptunia genome:
- a CDS encoding DUF58 domain-containing protein, with protein MRPEVTQRIRRMELTARRVVEGFLSGMHRSPYFGQSIEFLQHRQYNTGDELRHIDWKVYARQDRLHIKQYEEETNLRLTLLVDRSASMSYGEGETNKFDYSASIAASLAYLALRQKDACGVITFDTEVRDIVPAKSNQQQLARILAMLDQVGADGRTDLIRVAKQVGQAIPRRGLVLIVSDLLGIDSLVEGMRVLRSRGHDVALFHVLHDDEIEFPFNGATRFEGLESDDMLNCNPRALRQGYVEALDQFLNATRKACGRLSIDYIQVRTSDPLDALLARFLSHRTSLPKLRR; from the coding sequence TTGCGTCCTGAAGTCACGCAGCGAATCCGTCGAATGGAATTGACGGCGCGTCGGGTGGTCGAAGGATTCCTGTCGGGCATGCACCGCAGCCCTTATTTCGGCCAGTCGATCGAATTCCTGCAGCACCGCCAGTACAACACCGGTGACGAGCTTCGTCATATCGATTGGAAGGTGTACGCGCGGCAGGATCGCTTGCACATCAAACAGTACGAAGAAGAAACGAATCTGCGATTGACGTTGCTGGTCGACCGCAGTGCCAGCATGTCGTATGGCGAAGGCGAAACAAATAAATTTGATTACTCCGCTTCCATCGCCGCCTCGCTGGCCTACCTGGCCTTGCGCCAGAAAGATGCCTGCGGGGTGATCACGTTTGACACCGAAGTCCGTGACATCGTGCCGGCCAAAAGCAATCAACAACAACTCGCGCGGATCCTGGCGATGCTGGACCAGGTGGGCGCCGACGGCCGAACCGATCTGATCCGCGTTGCCAAACAGGTCGGCCAAGCAATCCCCCGTCGTGGGTTGGTGCTGATCGTCTCGGACTTGCTGGGAATCGACTCGCTGGTCGAAGGCATGCGGGTGCTGCGTTCGCGCGGCCACGACGTCGCCTTGTTCCACGTCTTGCATGACGACGAGATCGAGTTCCCCTTCAACGGTGCGACGCGGTTCGAAGGGCTCGAAAGCGACGACATGCTCAATTGCAATCCCCGCGCGCTGAGACAAGGTTACGTCGAGGCGCTCGATCAATTCTTGAACGCGACGCGCAAAGCGTGTGGCCGGCTTTCGATCGATTACATCCAAGTCCGAACCAGCGATCCGCTGGATGCCCTGCTGGCACGATTCCTGTCGCACCGCACCTCGCTTCCCAAGCTACGTCGGTAA